In Deinococcus maricopensis DSM 21211, the sequence TTGCGGCGGTGGAGGTCGAGGATGGCGTCGTTGCCATGGGCTCGCCCGGCGTCGAGGTCGCGGGCGGTGAGCGTCTCGAGGTACGTGAGGCGCATCAGTTCGCCGGTGGTGAGGCCGTCGCGGGTGTGCTTCACGCCGCGTTCGCGGCGGATGGTGGCGCTGTCGGTGCCGAGGACGCTGCGGTTGCTGACGCTGCCGATCTGGCCGAACACGGCGCCGCTGCCGCCGCTGCGGGCGATGGCGTTCATGAGGCTCTTGCGGGCTTCGGCGTTTTCCAGGCGGGCGCTCAGCCAGTGGCGTTCCTGCGGGCTGGGGTTGCGTTCGGCAATGTCGGCGGCGAGGTGGACGTCGCCGCTGAGGGCGCGGGCGAGCGTGTCGAGCGCGCGGGCCTGCCAGGCGCGGCCCTGGCGGGTGGGGGTGGTGACAGCGACGCGCAGGAAGTCCTGGAGGCTGAGGGTGGCTTCGGGGCCGGCGCCGAAGTCGCGGGGTTCGTCCGGGAGGTGGTGCGTGCGGGCGAGGTCGGCCCAGGCGGCGTCTTCGAGGCCGAGGATGCGCAGGGCGGTGGCAGCGTGGAGGCGCGCATCCGTGCTGGTGGGCACGCGGTGTGCGCCGAGTTGGACGAATGGCAT encodes:
- the ddrC gene encoding DNA damage response protein DdrC — encoded protein: MKSVMPFVQLGAHRVPTSTDARLHAATALRILGLEDAAWADLARTHHLPDEPRDFGAGPEATLSLQDFLRVAVTTPTRQGRAWQARALDTLARALSGDVHLAADIAERNPSPQERHWLSARLENAEARKSLMNAIARSGGSGAVFGQIGSVSNRSVLGTDSATIRRERGVKHTRDGLTTGELMRLTYLETLTARDLDAGRAHGNDAILDLHRRNAQRERLAWDHTQPTAPVLQQRAS